From Pedobacter aquae:
ATGAGAAGCCATAGAAACAAAGTTCGACTTTAGCTCGGTTAGTTCTTTCTCTCTTTCTTGTGCTTCTTTACGGTCATTAATATCTATGATACTACCTGCAAAAGCCGATGTATCTGAAAAAGAAGATTTAAACTTACTAGCAATTACATTTACCCACCTGTAGTTTCCGTCTTTATGTTTTAACTTAACATCAATATTGATAGCATGATTGGCTTTACCTTCCAACAAAGAAAACTGTTTCTTCATGAACTCCACATCATCATCAGCCATAAAACTACAAATGGTTTTATGTGTAGATTCTTGTTGGGTATAGCCCGTCAGGTTATACCAATAGTCATTTAAAAAAGTAAACTCATTAGCTGTATTAAGCCTAAATACAACTTCTGCAAGGTTATTTATTAAATAATCAAATTCGTTACGTTGCTCTTCAAGTTCTTGCTGCTGCGTTTTAAGTCTGGTTATATCTAAATGAGAACCTGCCAGATAAATTAGTTTCCCTTCATCATCCCATTTCCCTACGGCAGAACCTCTTACCCAAACACAATGGCCTTCTTTGTGTACTTGTCTAAACTCTACAGAAAACTCTGGGATTCTTTTATGGATATAATCATCAAAGGCTTTAACAACATTTGATTTATCATCAGGGTGTATGATGTTTACTGCAAATTCAAAAGTTTGCTCAAACTCTTGAGATGCATAACCCGCCATAGACATGTATATCTGGGAGAAATACCACTTATTTTCAGCTACATCAAATTCCCATATCCCTTGTTGCGAGCCTAAAACAGAAAGATTAAACCTTTCTTGAGAGTGAAGAACTCTTTGTTCGCTTTTTTCACGAGAAAGCCTTATCCCGATATTTTTGGCTACCACATGTAAAGCCTCTACTTCCTCTGGCAGCCACTTTCTTTCTATCTGGCAATCGTCGTATCCCATCCAACCCCAAAATACTCCTTCGCAAAAAATTGGTGTAAATAAGAAAGCTTTAATGTCTTGAGACTCCATTACTTCCTTAAAAAGCTCATTTTGGCTTTCTTTAACTATACCATAATAAGCTTCTTGGTTAATTAAGGTTTCATACAAGCCTGGGAAAATAGCATATTCCAAGCCGCTTAAATCGGGATTACCTAATTGAATTTCTATGTCTTTATTACACCACTCATGTGTATAATAAAGTTTTAAAATACCATCAGTATCTATCTTATTGGTAAAAATATAGCAACGGTCTACATCTGTAGCCTTACCTAACTCCTCTACTACTTTTTGTAAAGACTCGTTAACGTTACTTTCTTGAAGGAGGACAGTGTTGGCATTTGAAATGCCTACTAGTAAATGTAGCATTTGATTGTTATAGATTCTCAAAACTAAACATCCTCATTTATTTTTATATCCCTTAAATTAGGGATATAAATAATTTAAAAAATACTATGTAAAACACTGCTATTTAATTAATTCGCTGTAAATACAGATTAATGTTAAAAAAATATGGTAGTTATACCCCCTTTTTAGGGATAACCAATAAATACACTATGAATAAACTAAACATAAAGCTCTTCAAGAGCTCTAGCAACTAAAGCCTTAGCCTTTTCAGAGAAAGGTAGTTTTAAAGCATGTTCATGACCATGTTTATCCATTTTAAGGAGAGATTTTCTTAAAATACCAATCATTTTTATATCGGGCTGCGTGTTTAAAAAGTCTTCGAACTGATATTGTAAAAAAACCAAACACAAAGCATTTTCCATAATTTGCACTTCGGCATCAATCTTAATTTTTTGTTTTAAGATGATTTGCTTAACGCGATAGCAAACAGTTTCATCAAAACCTGCATGACGTAAAATAGCCAAAGATTTATCTACATGAAAATTTGCCTGTTCTTTTCTCCATTTTAGATAACCTTCTCTTCCTTCTGGATATTGCTTACGCGGAGTTTCCCAACGCCCAATATGTTGGCATCTAGATGCTAACAAAAGCTCTAAACTAGCTTTTGGATTTAAAGTTAAAACCCATTCGTGTAGTTTTAAGGCTAAAAAATATTCTTGTGGATAAGTTAGCCCTTCGTATACAATCTGATTTGGATCTTGCTGATTATAGGCATCAAATGCTGCAAATGCAGCTTTCATATTTCTCATACGGCACTAGGTTGATTTATTGCCTTAAAGGTAAATACTTTTTTTAAAAATCAAATTAGAACAGCATTAAAAATGGTTTATATTTTGCTATATAACTTCTAAAAAAAAGCAATCTTTCATACTTCATTCATGGTTAAAACAAACTCTAAAATTCCTGTATTTTTTTGCATACCAGACATTACAGGTTTCACAAAATTCATGATGTCTGCCAATCAGGATTTTGCGCATGAAGTAATACCCAATATTTTACAAACCATTATTAAAACCAATATATTAGAACTTAATGTAGCCGAAATTGAAGGCGATGCTATATTTTTTTACAAAACAGGCAGGCTACCATCTGTACAAAAAGTAGCTAGGCAATGTAAAGCTATTTACGATGCTTTTAACAACTTTATTGCATCGTACAAAGAAATAGATATACAGAATTATGAAAAATACTTAGCTAATAACCAGCTTGGTATTAAAATCATCATCCATCATGGAAAGATATCTATTTCTAATATAGAAGGGCATATTAAATTAATGGGCGAAGATGTTATTTTGGTGCATAAGCTACTTAAAAACAGCGTACAGCAGCATAATTACATCCTTTTATCACAACAATATTTAGATAAGCTTAAAGACAAAAAAGTGGCTAAAAACTGGTTCAATTGGGATAAACTACAAAAAGGAAAAGACAGTTACGAACATTTTGGGTCTGTACCTTATCATTATATCGCTTTCGCTGATGTTAAGAAACTTAGTAAGACAAAAGCATAATCAATAAAAAGCCTACAGCACACACAACTAAGCCTCCCATAAAAATATTATAAGAAGTAGTTAATAGCTTATATTTCCTTACCAGTACTACTCCCAAGTGGTAAATATCTACTGTCATACTATCATAAAGCTCTTCTTTTTCTTTTTTAAGTTCTTTAATATGACTTACAAATTCATTGATTTGTATTTGAGCAAAATTCCCAAAAAACAGGATACTACTGTTTTTATTATCGAGCTCGAATTTTTCTTTGCTGGTAATATTTGGCCTGGCAGATAAAATAGCAAATACCACAGAAAGCAAACTACTGATAACTAAAAAAGCCATTGGAAATACAAATCTTATACTGGCAAAAGTACCATCGCCTGTAAAGGTATAACCAGAACCAAATAGCGTAATAATTAAAGAAACTATAATGGTATTGATACTAATCATGATGTTGGCTTTATTATCAGCAATAGAGCTTAAATTGATATGATAATCATAAACAGAACGGTATAAAGTTTCTATCCCTCGGCCCTCTTTTTTAGATTTTACTTCAATACCTTTTTCTTTTAAATGTAGCTTAAACTGGTCGCTTTTTAGTTTTTCTATTTGCTTACGCTGCTTTTTTAAATTTTTCTCTTTGCCATCGCCATAGGTTTGTAAGGCATAAGCTGTTTTAAACTTTTTATTGATAAGAAAATGTAGCTGCCCCTCGGCCCATTGTAAATCCGTATAATTTTGTTTAAGGCTTTGCTCCCACTCTACCCTTAGCAATTCTGCATTTTTGCAAAACTGCTTTTTACCCATGTTGATACAATCTGCATCATGTAAAATTTCCTCGTTTAAATTATTAACAGGAACATTTACATGCGTACTTTTTATCATTTCGGTGATGCTGCTTAAGCGCTTTTCATCTAGTTTACTTCTTAAAAAAGTTTCGGCAATTTTAACGCTTTCTTCTTCATGATCTTTGTATTTTACGGTATAGCCAGTATCATGAAACCATGCTGCTAGCATTAAATCTTCTTTCTCAATATCATTTAATTGATAATGATTTGCCATTTCTTCGCAAGCGTCTACCGTATCTTTAGTATGGTTAAAATTATGGTAAACCAACTCGTTGGGCAGTTTATCTTTTAATAAATCAAAAACATAAACTTCTGCTGCTTTTAATAAACCAGATGGTGTTGTCATCATATATGATTTTAGTGGTATAGGATTTGATTTGTGTGTGCTACAATTTATTTTTATGCACAAGGTCTACATCATACCTTTTTTAATTTCATCAATACTTATCACATCCTGTACCAATTCTTCTTTAAAGAAAAAGAAAGCACAGGCTGTTAAGAAATCTTATATCAAAAATTTCGAGACCATTAACCTCGATTATCAGCTTAAAGAAATTTCTGGAATCACCTTTATTAACGATAGTTTAATAGCTGCCGTAGAAGACGAAAATGGTATAGTGTACTTTCTTGATCTTATTGAGAAAAAAGTTGTTAGAAAATTAATTTTTCAAGAGCCTGGAGATTTTGAAGACATCACCAAAGTTAAAAACGACCTTTTTATCATCAACAGCAAAGGCAGTTTAACCCAAATTGTATCCTTTAAAGATAAAAGACCAGAAGTTATACAGCATAATACCGCTTTTAAGAAGAAAAACGATATTGAATCTGTTGTTTATGATGAAGCACAGCATCAATTATTAATTGCTGTAAAAGCAGAAGATTTGAAAGGTAATGAAGATAAAAAAGCTGTTTATACGTTCTCTTTAACAAATTTTAAGGTTGATGAAGAACCTTATCTAAATATCTCTCATCAAAAAATCTTAGCCATTTTTGAAGGAGACCGTTGGGAAGAGCTATCCAAGGCTTTTCTAAAAAAACTTGGGAACGAAAATCTAAACAAAGTTTTTAGTCCTACCGCAATGGCTATACATCCGCAAGACAAAGATTTATACATCCTATCATCAACAAATAACTTTATTGTAGTTATCCATCAACAAGAAATTAAACAGGTTATTTCCCTACTTGGAAATGCTTTTACCCAGCCAGAAGGCATGGCCTTTAATAGCAAAGGAGAGCTTTATATTTCTAACGAAGGAAAAAAACTGAGTGGCAACATCTTAAAAATCACATCTATACATGACAAATAAGTTTAAAATATCATTCATTGTTCTCAGTAGCTTTTTGTACGCTGCTTGTACAACTTATAAGCCTTTTTATGCTAAAAAGAAAAGGAATGGCAAACGGCAAACAATCCCGATACCTTAAGTCTTAAATACACGGTTTTTTTAGTTGGCGATGTAGGCAACCCTGATTTAAGCAGGCAAGAACCTACATTGAAACTCATGGAATCGCAGATGTTTAGTTACGATACCGTGGTTTCTAAAACTGGTAGCGATACGCTTATCAAAAAATTATCTAACCCTAAAGACGTAGCTATATTTTTGGGAGATAATATTTATGATAAGGGCTTACCAGAACCTGATGATTATGACCGTGAAGAGAAAGAAAAACGACTGGTAGAACAGCTGAAAATTGTAAAAGATTTTAAAGGCCGTAAAATATTTATTCCGGGTAACCACGATTGGAACCACAGCAGACCAGGCGGACTTGCTGCTGTAAAACGCCAAGAGCAATTTGTAGAGCAATACTTAGATAGTACCGATGTATTTATCCCTAGTAATGGTTGTGCCGGACCAGTAGAAGTTCGTATGAATAAAGATCTGGTTATTATTGTTTTAGATAGCGAGTGGTGGTTGCATAAGCACAGTAAATCTAACAGATACCAACAAGGCTGCACAGCGGTTTCTAAAGAACAAGTACTTACCCAAGTAAAAGACATTATTCTAAAAAATAAAGGAAAAAACATACTATTTACCCAACATCATCCGCTATTTTCTAATGGTAAACATGGTGGTTATTTTACGCTGATAGATTACATATTTCCACTCACCTTGGTTAAAGATAATTTATACATTCCGTTACCTATTTTGGGTTCTTTATATCCTTTATTGAGGCAATATGGTTTGTCCAGACAGGATATTTCTAACAAAGATTACCAGCAGCTCAAAAACGGTTTACTTTCTATACTAAACAATGCAGAAAATGTAGTTTTTGCTGCCGGGCATGAACATGCTTTACAGTTTACTAAATACCAAAACTTAAATCATATTATTAGTGGTGCAGGCAGTAAAAACAGTGCGCTTTTTAAAGGCAATAATGCGCTTTTTGGTCACGGAACAAAAGGCTTTGCCCGCTTAAACTATTATACCAACGGCCAATGCTGGGTAGAGTTTTGGGAGCCTGTTAAAGATGGCTCTACCGGTAAACTGATGTACAGAAAACCGCTCTACGCAACAGCACCTAGCAAAGCAGAAATAAAAGAAGAAGACTTGTTAGATCTTCAAGATTCTATGAAATACGTAGCCGTAGGTAAACAGTACAGGGCTTCTAATTTTAAAAAGAAAATTTTAGGCGAACATTACAGAAACGTTTGGGCTACACCAGTAGAAATTCCTTACCTAG
This genomic window contains:
- a CDS encoding DUF2652 domain-containing protein; this translates as MVKTNSKIPVFFCIPDITGFTKFMMSANQDFAHEVIPNILQTIIKTNILELNVAEIEGDAIFFYKTGRLPSVQKVARQCKAIYDAFNNFIASYKEIDIQNYEKYLANNQLGIKIIIHHGKISISNIEGHIKLMGEDVILVHKLLKNSVQQHNYILLSQQYLDKLKDKKVAKNWFNWDKLQKGKDSYEHFGSVPYHYIAFADVKKLSKTKA
- a CDS encoding PAS domain-containing protein; this encodes MLHLLVGISNANTVLLQESNVNESLQKVVEELGKATDVDRCYIFTNKIDTDGILKLYYTHEWCNKDIEIQLGNPDLSGLEYAIFPGLYETLINQEAYYGIVKESQNELFKEVMESQDIKAFLFTPIFCEGVFWGWMGYDDCQIERKWLPEEVEALHVVAKNIGIRLSREKSEQRVLHSQERFNLSVLGSQQGIWEFDVAENKWYFSQIYMSMAGYASQEFEQTFEFAVNIIHPDDKSNVVKAFDDYIHKRIPEFSVEFRQVHKEGHCVWVRGSAVGKWDDEGKLIYLAGSHLDITRLKTQQQELEEQRNEFDYLINNLAEVVFRLNTANEFTFLNDYWYNLTGYTQQESTHKTICSFMADDDVEFMKKQFSLLEGKANHAINIDVKLKHKDGNYRWVNVIASKFKSSFSDTSAFAGSIIDINDRKEAQEREKELTELKSNFVSMASHQFRTPLTVIYSNIELIESYASKLDDKSLERFTIFASRIKGEIDRMTELMNNILLFGRYNAQELSVNLKPVELSALIDRVLETYFSNQPDGRKINFDNKGIRKIVALDELLFIYILTNIISNAFKYSVGKPNPELEIVYKENEIDILVKDYGIGVPPDEKSKLFSSFYRASNTSTIQGSGLGLVIAKQFTELHQGTIKIDSELDKGTLVTLTLPNTYE
- a CDS encoding DUF4202 domain-containing protein; translated protein: MRNMKAAFAAFDAYNQQDPNQIVYEGLTYPQEYFLALKLHEWVLTLNPKASLELLLASRCQHIGRWETPRKQYPEGREGYLKWRKEQANFHVDKSLAILRHAGFDETVCYRVKQIILKQKIKIDAEVQIMENALCLVFLQYQFEDFLNTQPDIKMIGILRKSLLKMDKHGHEHALKLPFSEKAKALVARALEELYV
- a CDS encoding Pycsar system effector family protein, giving the protein MMTTPSGLLKAAEVYVFDLLKDKLPNELVYHNFNHTKDTVDACEEMANHYQLNDIEKEDLMLAAWFHDTGYTVKYKDHEEESVKIAETFLRSKLDEKRLSSITEMIKSTHVNVPVNNLNEEILHDADCINMGKKQFCKNAELLRVEWEQSLKQNYTDLQWAEGQLHFLINKKFKTAYALQTYGDGKEKNLKKQRKQIEKLKSDQFKLHLKEKGIEVKSKKEGRGIETLYRSVYDYHINLSSIADNKANIMISINTIIVSLIITLFGSGYTFTGDGTFASIRFVFPMAFLVISSLLSVVFAILSARPNITSKEKFELDNKNSSILFFGNFAQIQINEFVSHIKELKKEKEELYDSMTVDIYHLGVVLVRKYKLLTTSYNIFMGGLVVCAVGFLLIMLLSY
- a CDS encoding SdiA-regulated domain-containing protein, whose amino-acid sequence is MHKVYIIPFLISSILITSCTNSSLKKKKAQAVKKSYIKNFETINLDYQLKEISGITFINDSLIAAVEDENGIVYFLDLIEKKVVRKLIFQEPGDFEDITKVKNDLFIINSKGSLTQIVSFKDKRPEVIQHNTAFKKKNDIESVVYDEAQHQLLIAVKAEDLKGNEDKKAVYTFSLTNFKVDEEPYLNISHQKILAIFEGDRWEELSKAFLKKLGNENLNKVFSPTAMAIHPQDKDLYILSSTNNFIVVIHQQEIKQVISLLGNAFTQPEGMAFNSKGELYISNEGKKLSGNILKITSIHDK